The following coding sequences lie in one Bacillota bacterium genomic window:
- a CDS encoding YdcF family protein — protein sequence MIKGWPIPRLYEGMTIADITEFLFLEDEPAVAELIFVFGGRNEARALRAADLYRRGLAPRVLIAGGYNRELGQTEAEFLGRLALEQGVAREDLILEMRSANTEENVAMGRELLEKLGLLPQDTVLLVSAPLHMRRARLIFEHYFPGVRALCCPDGRPEVRRDNWWQSEEGRRLVFRELEKVRTLQQRGEM from the coding sequence TTGATCAAGGGTTGGCCCATCCCCAGGTTGTACGAGGGGATGACGATAGCGGACATTACTGAGTTCCTGTTCCTGGAAGATGAGCCGGCGGTCGCCGAGCTCATCTTTGTATTCGGGGGCCGCAACGAGGCTCGAGCCCTGCGAGCTGCCGATCTGTACCGCCGGGGGCTGGCTCCCCGGGTGCTCATAGCGGGCGGTTACAATCGGGAACTGGGGCAGACGGAGGCAGAATTCCTGGGCCGCCTGGCCCTGGAACAGGGGGTGGCGCGGGAAGATCTCATCCTGGAAATGCGTTCCGCCAACACAGAGGAAAACGTCGCCATGGGGCGGGAATTGCTCGAGAAGTTGGGGCTTTTGCCGCAGGATACGGTGCTCCTTGTGTCCGCACCATTGCACATGCGCCGGGCCCGCCTCATCTTCGAGCATTATTTCCCCGGGGTAAGGGCTCTGTGCTGTCCGGACGGGCGTCCGGAGGTAAGGCGGGACAACTGGTGGCAGTCTGAAGAGGGAAGGCGGCTGGTATTCCGGGAACTGGAAAAGGTGCGCACCCTCCAGCAGCGCGGCGAGATGTAG
- a CDS encoding molybdenum cofactor biosynthesis protein MoaE: MHIEVKFFALARDLAGAAETAIDVPEGTTLGQAWDEIIRRHPGLARYREEFLLAVNRRFAPLDRVLAPGDVVAVVPPVSGGSHYRVTPAPLEVREAVDAVRHPEAGAVVIFIGTVREWTGDTRTLEVEYEAYPEMAEEQLAAIGEEIHRNWDVRGVHIVHRHGRLHPGEDSVVIAVSAPHRADAFAACRHAIDRIKEIVPIWKKETTGSGSRWIRQEG, encoded by the coding sequence GTGCACATCGAGGTCAAGTTCTTCGCCCTGGCCCGCGACCTGGCCGGGGCGGCGGAGACGGCCATCGACGTCCCGGAAGGGACCACCCTGGGCCAGGCCTGGGACGAGATAATCCGCAGACATCCCGGGCTGGCCAGGTACAGGGAAGAGTTCCTCCTCGCCGTCAACCGGCGGTTCGCCCCCCTGGATCGGGTGCTGGCGCCGGGCGACGTGGTGGCAGTCGTCCCCCCCGTCAGCGGGGGGAGCCACTACCGGGTAACCCCGGCGCCGCTGGAAGTGAGAGAGGCGGTGGATGCGGTACGGCACCCCGAAGCAGGTGCGGTGGTCATTTTCATCGGTACCGTACGTGAGTGGACGGGGGATACCCGGACCCTGGAGGTAGAATACGAGGCCTACCCGGAAATGGCGGAGGAACAACTGGCCGCCATCGGCGAGGAAATCCACCGCAACTGGGACGTGCGGGGCGTGCACATCGTACACCGTCACGGTCGGCTGCACCCGGGCGAGGACAGCGTTGTGATAGCGGTGTCAGCACCCCACCGTGCGGACGCCTTCGCCGCCTGCCGGCACGCCATCGACCGCATCAAGGAAATCGTGCCCATCTGGAAGAAAGAGACCACCGGGAGCGGCTCTCGCTGGATCCGCCAGGAGGGATGA
- a CDS encoding prepilin peptidase, translated as MLAALAGVLGLVVGSFINVLIWRLPRGESVVRPSSHCPSCGHRLAPRDLVPILSWALLRGRCRYCRAPIPASYPLVEAVTGATFAALAAVHGLHWRTAGYAVLAAILITAAGTDMRLRLIPNRLTIPAIAFALAWSAAVQVPHLTSSLLGLAIAGGLFLVIAMLSRGGMGGGDVKLAAAVGAFLGLQYSLLGLFLAFIFGAVVGLILMALGKKRRKDYIPFAPFIAAGCLAAMLFGDPILHWYLRMPR; from the coding sequence ATGCTGGCAGCGCTGGCCGGTGTGTTGGGCCTGGTGGTGGGAAGCTTCATCAATGTCCTCATATGGCGGCTCCCCCGGGGGGAATCGGTGGTGCGTCCCTCCTCGCACTGTCCCTCCTGCGGCCACCGGTTGGCCCCCCGTGACCTGGTACCCATCCTGAGCTGGGCGTTGTTGCGCGGCCGCTGCCGGTACTGCCGGGCTCCCATCCCGGCCAGCTACCCCCTGGTGGAGGCGGTGACCGGGGCGACTTTCGCCGCCCTGGCCGCCGTGCACGGCCTCCACTGGCGCACCGCAGGATATGCTGTCCTGGCCGCCATCCTCATCACCGCTGCCGGCACCGACATGAGGCTGCGCCTCATCCCCAACCGGCTCACCATCCCCGCCATCGCCTTCGCCCTGGCCTGGTCCGCCGCCGTGCAAGTCCCCCACCTTACCAGCAGCCTGCTGGGACTGGCCATCGCCGGGGGCCTGTTCCTGGTCATCGCCATGCTCAGCCGGGGCGGCATGGGCGGGGGCGATGTCAAGCTGGCGGCTGCCGTGGGGGCTTTCCTGGGCCTGCAGTACTCCCTCCTGGGCCTCTTCCTGGCCTTCATCTTCGGGGCCGTGGTGGGGCTGATCCTCATGGCCCTGGGTAAGAAGAGGAGGAAAGACTACATCCCCTTTGCCCCTTTCATCGCGGCCGGTTGCCTGGCCGCCATGCTCTTCGGCGATCCCATCCTCCACTGGTACCTCAGGATGCCCCGCTGA
- a CDS encoding patatin-like phospholipase family protein has product MSKKWGLALGAGGLHGIAHLGVFRALEEAGLRPDLVAGTSAGAIAAGLYTAGAKLQDTASTIASMATPQMLDFAGGLRSMVPGVILTRTGIIQGDLIESTFERLTGGRTLADARPPVAIEAVDIETGELVIMSSFVPSGPMPLARTVFLTDVRLSQAMRASMSIPGVFVPKQLAGRILVDGGVRDMVPTAVLRAMGAQVVAAVDLLSGQEQRVEVNGFAQVIMRALGLLEREIVRDRLDTWADVAITPVLPPLSSLDREAIEQHIRLGEEAARASIPRILRLLR; this is encoded by the coding sequence GTGAGCAAGAAATGGGGACTCGCCCTGGGCGCCGGCGGGCTGCACGGAATCGCCCACCTGGGGGTATTCCGGGCCCTGGAGGAGGCGGGGCTGCGTCCCGACCTGGTGGCCGGCACCAGCGCGGGAGCCATTGCGGCGGGCCTCTATACGGCGGGAGCCAAACTGCAGGATACAGCCAGTACGATCGCCAGCATGGCCACGCCCCAGATGCTTGACTTCGCCGGGGGATTGCGCAGTATGGTGCCCGGGGTTATCCTGACCCGCACCGGGATCATCCAGGGCGACCTGATCGAAAGCACTTTCGAGCGCCTCACCGGGGGACGCACTCTGGCGGACGCCCGGCCCCCCGTGGCCATCGAGGCAGTGGATATCGAGACAGGCGAACTGGTAATAATGTCATCCTTCGTGCCTTCGGGTCCCATGCCCCTGGCCCGCACCGTCTTCCTCACCGACGTCCGTCTCTCCCAGGCCATGCGCGCCAGCATGTCAATTCCCGGCGTGTTCGTGCCCAAACAACTGGCGGGCCGGATCCTGGTGGACGGGGGCGTGCGCGACATGGTCCCCACCGCAGTACTCAGGGCCATGGGGGCTCAGGTGGTGGCGGCGGTAGATCTGCTCTCCGGACAGGAGCAGCGGGTCGAGGTGAACGGCTTCGCACAGGTGATCATGAGGGCCCTGGGCCTCCTGGAACGCGAGATCGTCCGAGACCGCCTGGACACCTGGGCGGATGTGGCAATCACCCCGGTTTTGCCACCCCTTTCCTCGTTAGACCGCGAAGCCATCGAGCAACACATCCGCCTGGGCGAGGAGGCCGCCCGCGCCAGCATCCCCCGGATCCTCCGCCTCCTCCGCTAA
- the sleB gene encoding spore cortex-lytic enzyme, with translation MNGAGEPSWKRRALAAGLGLLLAVGASALTLVGDASAQPTIGWGDTGPWVVNLQSRLSEWGYYFGPIDGYYGYQTYAAVVYFQQTNGLTPDGIVGPATWAALGLAAPARYTVSRGYSRSDDVYLLARIIAGEAEGEPFEGKVAVAAVILNRMKNPRFPGSLSGVIFQPGAFESVDNGRIWYTPITNEDIQAAQAALSGWDPTYGSLYFWNPAKPVNPWVWSRPVVRWIGSHVFAR, from the coding sequence ATGAACGGAGCAGGAGAACCCTCGTGGAAGCGGCGCGCGCTGGCGGCCGGGCTGGGGCTGTTGCTGGCGGTGGGTGCTTCAGCCCTGACGCTGGTGGGGGATGCATCCGCCCAGCCGACCATCGGGTGGGGCGACACCGGCCCCTGGGTGGTGAACCTGCAGTCACGACTGAGCGAGTGGGGATATTACTTCGGGCCCATCGACGGATATTACGGCTATCAGACGTATGCCGCAGTGGTGTACTTCCAGCAGACCAATGGACTAACACCGGACGGTATCGTGGGTCCTGCCACCTGGGCCGCTCTGGGCCTGGCCGCGCCCGCGCGGTACACGGTTTCCCGCGGGTATTCCCGCTCCGATGACGTCTACCTGCTCGCCCGCATCATAGCCGGCGAGGCAGAAGGCGAGCCGTTCGAGGGAAAGGTGGCAGTGGCGGCGGTGATCCTGAACCGGATGAAGAACCCCAGGTTCCCGGGTAGCCTCTCGGGCGTAATTTTCCAGCCTGGCGCCTTTGAATCGGTGGACAACGGACGGATCTGGTACACCCCCATCACCAATGAAGACATCCAGGCCGCTCAGGCGGCGCTGAGCGGATGGGACCCCACATACGGCAGCCTCTACTTCTGGAACCCAGCCAAGCCCGTCAACCCCTGGGTGTGGAGCCGGCCGGTGGTGCGCTGGATAGGAAGCCATGTCTTTGCCCGTTGA
- a CDS encoding PepSY1/2 domain-containing protein, whose protein sequence is MERRRDILRWSLIALLAVAVGLGIPWVAKQHLALTRAQAALRASRQMAYSGFLTQVENLEVLLAKALASSARDRQIMLLSRIAAEADGAGLNLAQLPSAGHDLGVAQKFLKQVSGYCQILAQQLVRGQPLSPDQRNILADLHNLAGQVAQAMHSAGRPTTSSPGAAHAQAAEQGTTEGAPSPEVIRSWLQAAARQLESFPGLVYDGPFSEHLEQLKPTPLPGAPVNATQAATLARAFLGLGPEVRLAGVSAVTGPVPAYSVRFRPAGTNREIVVDVSQAGGHILWMLDQRTVGTPTIDRARALHVATDFLRTRGFPPAVVTGWLREGDQLTFSFAPLLRPDGSLPDWPADTGAPAPAGTIVMYRQTIKVRVGLDTGRISGLDAVAYWQQSGVRKLPQPRFAPDEAAALVNPGMKVQRVSLALIPIGADREVLTYEVQASMGGQDGAPGDVFLIYYNVESGREEAIFQLQENETVRLAM, encoded by the coding sequence ATGGAACGGCGGCGTGACATATTGAGGTGGTCTCTCATCGCCCTGCTGGCCGTGGCGGTGGGGCTGGGGATCCCGTGGGTGGCCAAACAACACCTGGCCCTGACCAGGGCCCAGGCAGCCCTGCGGGCGTCCCGGCAGATGGCCTACTCGGGGTTCCTCACCCAGGTGGAGAACCTGGAGGTGTTGCTGGCCAAGGCCCTGGCCAGTTCTGCCCGTGATCGGCAGATCATGCTCCTTTCCCGTATCGCGGCCGAGGCGGACGGTGCAGGTCTCAACCTGGCCCAACTCCCCTCGGCGGGGCACGATCTGGGGGTGGCCCAGAAATTCCTCAAGCAGGTAAGCGGATACTGCCAGATCCTGGCGCAGCAGCTCGTGCGGGGACAACCCCTTTCACCGGACCAACGCAACATCCTAGCTGACCTGCATAACCTGGCCGGTCAGGTAGCGCAGGCCATGCATTCTGCAGGCCGACCCACCACCTCATCTCCCGGCGCAGCGCACGCCCAGGCTGCCGAACAGGGAACCACCGAGGGCGCCCCCAGCCCGGAGGTTATCCGCAGCTGGCTGCAGGCGGCAGCCCGCCAGCTGGAAAGCTTCCCCGGCCTGGTATACGATGGTCCTTTCTCCGAACACCTGGAGCAACTCAAGCCCACCCCGCTTCCCGGGGCCCCCGTGAATGCCACCCAGGCGGCCACGCTCGCCCGCGCTTTCCTGGGGCTGGGACCGGAGGTGAGGCTGGCCGGCGTAAGTGCGGTCACCGGGCCCGTGCCCGCCTACTCCGTACGCTTCCGGCCTGCGGGAACCAACCGCGAAATAGTGGTGGACGTCAGTCAGGCCGGTGGTCACATCCTGTGGATGCTCGACCAGCGCACCGTCGGTACCCCCACCATCGACCGGGCCCGAGCGCTGCACGTGGCCACGGACTTCCTGCGCACGCGCGGCTTCCCTCCCGCGGTGGTGACGGGCTGGCTGCGGGAAGGAGATCAGCTAACCTTCTCTTTTGCTCCCCTGCTGCGCCCCGATGGTTCCCTCCCCGACTGGCCTGCCGATACGGGAGCTCCGGCACCGGCGGGGACCATCGTTATGTACCGCCAGACCATCAAAGTGAGGGTGGGGCTGGACACAGGACGCATATCGGGCCTGGACGCCGTCGCTTACTGGCAGCAGAGCGGGGTACGCAAGCTTCCGCAGCCCAGGTTTGCCCCCGATGAAGCTGCGGCCCTGGTCAATCCGGGCATGAAGGTGCAACGGGTCTCCCTGGCCCTGATCCCCATCGGTGCCGACCGGGAGGTACTCACCTATGAAGTGCAAGCAAGCATGGGCGGTCAGGACGGGGCCCCCGGAGACGTCTTCCTGATCTACTACAACGTGGAGTCCGGCCGCGAAGAAGCGATATTCCAGTTGCAGGAGAATGAAACCGTACGCCTCGCCATGTAG
- a CDS encoding GNAT family N-acetyltransferase, which produces MFEVREVAAAAIDEVNRMCLPAGLKEGPALDAVLQRSAAAHAQAEAMGARVFGAFLKGRAVGRVEVMPIEAAPLPLEGSNLWVIRCLWVLPPAERKGIGRALLGRALDAARGSAGVAALTFPDWIPVSFYEKHGFRTVETRGDHILLLRANNPAARVSLAPAQRAPRGTDSAVHVEAVLSMRCPWLMLTYRRMLDIGREMSSRVVTTERYISNRADALAFGEENIYIDGRPLEGAPNSDTFRQQVRQQLQAKGLV; this is translated from the coding sequence ATGTTCGAAGTGAGAGAGGTGGCGGCGGCTGCGATCGACGAGGTCAACCGGATGTGCCTGCCGGCCGGCCTCAAGGAGGGGCCCGCCCTGGACGCGGTATTACAGCGAAGCGCAGCGGCGCACGCGCAGGCGGAGGCAATGGGGGCCAGGGTTTTCGGAGCGTTTCTGAAGGGAAGGGCGGTGGGGCGTGTCGAGGTAATGCCGATCGAGGCCGCTCCCCTGCCCCTCGAAGGAAGCAATCTGTGGGTGATCCGCTGCCTGTGGGTACTGCCCCCGGCGGAGAGAAAGGGCATAGGCAGGGCACTGCTCGGCCGCGCCCTGGATGCGGCCCGGGGCTCGGCCGGCGTGGCCGCCCTCACCTTCCCCGACTGGATCCCGGTTTCCTTTTACGAGAAGCACGGGTTCAGGACCGTGGAGACGCGCGGGGATCACATCCTCCTGCTCAGGGCGAACAACCCGGCCGCACGCGTATCCCTGGCACCGGCGCAAAGGGCGCCCCGGGGGACCGATTCCGCCGTCCACGTGGAAGCGGTTCTTTCCATGCGGTGCCCGTGGCTGATGCTCACCTACAGGCGCATGCTGGACATTGGCCGCGAAATGTCATCCCGGGTAGTGACGACCGAACGCTACATTAGCAACCGGGCGGATGCCCTCGCCTTCGGAGAAGAGAATATCTACATCGACGGCCGGCCCCTGGAAGGGGCACCGAACTCCGACACATTCCGCCAGCAAGTGCGGCAGCAACTTCAGGCCAAAGGACTCGTCTGA
- a CDS encoding nucleoside deaminase, producing the protein MPDHRRFLAEALREARKAWAEGEIPIGAVIVDRSGRIIARGHNQMARRRDPTAHAEVVALRRAISRLGPEARSDWTLYSTVEPCPMCLGMAVMLHLGGLVWAAPDRRAGAADLLGANPYMRRHRDGMEVVACPDPVLAQECADLHARYWLARGRPDVLEPAPEVSTAEPGGQTSPLA; encoded by the coding sequence TTGCCGGATCACCGCAGGTTCCTGGCCGAGGCGTTACGAGAAGCCCGGAAGGCCTGGGCCGAGGGTGAGATCCCCATAGGTGCGGTCATCGTGGACAGGTCAGGCCGGATCATCGCCCGGGGTCACAACCAGATGGCCCGCCGGCGCGACCCCACCGCCCACGCCGAAGTGGTAGCCCTGCGCCGGGCCATTTCCCGCCTGGGCCCGGAGGCGCGCTCGGACTGGACGCTTTACAGCACCGTGGAGCCCTGCCCCATGTGTCTGGGCATGGCGGTCATGCTGCACCTGGGGGGACTGGTTTGGGCCGCGCCGGACCGCCGCGCGGGCGCTGCGGACCTGCTCGGGGCCAACCCCTATATGCGCAGGCACCGCGATGGCATGGAGGTGGTGGCCTGCCCGGACCCGGTCCTGGCGCAGGAGTGTGCGGATCTCCATGCCCGGTACTGGCTGGCCCGAGGCAGGCCCGACGTGCTCGAGCCCGCACCCGAGGTGTCGACCGCAGAGCCGGGCGGTCAGACGAGTCCTTTGGCCTGA
- the trpD gene encoding anthranilate phosphoribosyltransferase: protein MKSILRKLAQGLELNQAEIDEVVFGIKEDRFPATQVAGFLMALLMKGPTTAEIAGIARAMRRACVTIKPRVNGELTDTCGTGGGLTTFNVSTANALLSAAAGVKIAKHGSRSISASSGSADVLEALGIPVELEPREAERLIEQVGFSFLYAPRFHPVMMKVFGPENDLGIKTIFFTIIGPLINPADARRHVLGVYQPQLVEQVAEVVREIGLTHAMIVHGLDGVDEISLLGETKIAEVREGRIEHYTVAPEDFGLRRCALEEVRGGSPEYNAQVILNIFTGRDTGPRRDMLLLNAAATFVVADKASSLEEGMELARETLESGRALAKLEEIRSCARELRGARN from the coding sequence GTGAAGAGTATCCTGCGGAAGCTGGCCCAGGGGTTGGAGTTGAATCAAGCGGAGATAGACGAGGTGGTCTTCGGGATCAAGGAGGATCGTTTTCCTGCCACCCAGGTAGCGGGGTTCCTGATGGCCCTCCTGATGAAGGGCCCCACCACGGCGGAGATAGCCGGCATCGCCCGGGCGATGCGGCGGGCCTGCGTGACCATCAAGCCCCGGGTGAACGGCGAGCTGACGGACACTTGCGGCACGGGGGGCGGGCTCACCACTTTCAACGTGAGCACCGCCAACGCCCTGCTCTCCGCGGCCGCCGGGGTGAAGATCGCCAAGCACGGCTCGCGTTCCATCTCGGCCTCCTCGGGGAGCGCCGACGTGCTGGAGGCTCTGGGCATACCCGTGGAGCTGGAGCCTCGGGAGGCGGAGAGGCTCATCGAGCAGGTGGGCTTTTCCTTTCTGTACGCGCCCCGCTTCCATCCCGTGATGATGAAGGTGTTCGGGCCCGAGAACGACCTGGGAATCAAGACCATCTTCTTCACCATCATCGGCCCCCTCATCAACCCCGCCGACGCCAGGCGGCACGTGCTGGGTGTCTACCAGCCGCAGCTGGTGGAGCAGGTGGCCGAGGTGGTTCGGGAGATCGGCCTCACCCATGCCATGATCGTCCACGGGTTGGACGGGGTGGACGAGATTTCCCTCCTCGGCGAGACCAAGATCGCGGAGGTCAGGGAAGGACGCATCGAGCATTACACCGTCGCTCCGGAGGATTTTGGCCTGAGACGCTGCGCCCTGGAAGAGGTCCGGGGAGGCAGCCCGGAGTACAACGCCCAGGTTATCCTGAACATCTTCACCGGCCGCGACACCGGTCCCCGGCGGGATATGTTGCTCCTCAATGCGGCGGCCACCTTCGTGGTGGCGGACAAAGCGAGTTCTCTGGAGGAAGGTATGGAGCTGGCGCGGGAGACCCTGGAGTCCGGCCGGGCCCTGGCCAAGCTGGAGGAGATCCGGAGTTGCGCCCGCGAGCTAAGGGGTGCCCGGAATTGA